CGGATCCGCTCGACGAAGGCCGACCGGGGATTGATCAGCGTCACCGCGACATCGTCGCGCTGTGTCAGACGGTTGGCGGCCATCACCCCGGCGTATCCACCACCGATGACGACCACTTCGATGTTCCCGGTCATGGTCTCTCCTTCGTTCGAGGTTGCGACCACAAGACGCCGCGCGAGCCCAGGATGTGACAGGGGTGTGCGAAGCTTTCCGGCCCGCAACGACAGAGGGCCGCTCCCGATCGGGAGCGGCCCTCGACGAGTCGAGATCAGCGGAGCATCAGGCCATGCCGGCGATCCAGTTGTGCATCCACGAGATCGCGGTCTGACCACCGCCGACACCGTAGTTGCCGTAGGAGGTGTGGGTGCCCGAGCTGTAGAAGTCCTCGAGCTGATGGACGCGTGCCTGGTTCGCCCCCTCGGTGAGCTGGTTCTGCAGGGTCCCGATACCGCCGTGCGCCATCAGGTCCCCAACGATGGAACCGGCCTCGAGCTGGTAGCGCCACAGATTGGTCGCGCTGGCACCGGAGGCCTGGGCCAGGAAGCCCGCGAACCGGGTGACGTAGTCGGTGTCCTCGGTGGAGCAGTACAGGTCGCCCGCCGCGCAGATGGTGCGCACTCGGTCGCTGACGAAACCGAAGCCACCGACGCGCGGGCCACCGGCGCCGGCGCCGCCGACCACCGGGCCGACCTGGACATCGGTGGGCGAACGCCGCGGATCGGAGATGAGGCCGACGCCCGACACCCGATCCGGAGGCACCACACCGAGTCCGGTGCCGATCTCGGCGGCCAGGTCACCCGCGGCGTCGGCACCCTGGCTGTAGCCCACGAGGGCGTAGTGGGTACCCGCGCACCGGGCGGCCATCGCCTGGATCAGGCCGCGCGCGTTATCGGTCGCCTCCTTCTTCGAGGCACCGTAAACATCGCCCTCCCAAGGGAAAGCGGTCGCGGCGTAGCTGACGTAGTCGCTGTCGGCCGAACTCGGCAGCCCGCGGGTCACACCGGACAGCATCCCGGGGCCGACCATGTGATCGGGCTTGTGATCACCGGTCTCCCAGGTGCCGGGGATCGCCACGACATACAGACTCGGGCACCCGGGAGACGCCGCCGCGGAGCCACTTCCGAGAGCGGTACCCGACACCGTCATCCCAGCCAGTACCGCCACTGCCGCACCCGCGGCCGCGACAACCTTTTTCAACCGCATGCTGCTCCAGTTTCAGTCAGCCCTCGCAGGGCATTCCAAAATTCTCCGCCGATGATGATGCCGTCGCCGGATTGCCGTGCGGTTAACTCCCGGCGAAGCAAAGCGCCGATCACGGACAGGTGTCGACGACATATCGGTCCTCAGGATAACGGTGACAACCGCGAACTGCCATCCGAGCGCGAAAACCCGTCCGATTTCCGATGTTTGAGACGTCGATCGACATTTCCGCAGGGCAACCCGGAAAAGTGAGGCGCCCACGGACTCGAAAGTCCGTGGGCGCCTCAGGTATTCGATGAGCGAATCAGCGCTGCGGAGCCGTCGTCGGAGCGATCGGCGCCGGTAGCGCGGTCTCACCCTCCAGATGCTGATCCACCGCGGACGCGGCGGCGCGGCCCTCGGCGATGGCCCACACGATCAGCGACTGGCCACGACCCATATCGCCGGCGACGAAGACGCCGGGGACGGTGGTCTGGAAGTCCTTACCGCGCTTGACGTTGCCACGCTGGTCGTAGCCCACGCCCAGATCCTCGAGCAGCCCCGGCTTCTGCGGGCCGACGAAACCCATCGCCAGCAGGACCAAGTCGGCCTCCAGCGTGAAGTCGGTGCCCTCGACCTTCTCGAAGCGGCCGTTGACGTTCTGCACCTCGTGCGCCTGCAGACCGGTGACCTTGCCGTCCGCGCCGGTGAACCGCTCGGTGTTCACCGAGAAGACGCGCTCACCACCCTCCTCGTGCGCGGAGGAGATCCGGAACATCAGCGGGTACGTCGGCCACGGGGTCGACTCGGCGCGCTCGGCCGGCGGCTTCGGCATGATCTCGAACTGGTGGATGCTGGCCGCGCCCTGCCGGTGCGAGGTGCCCAGGCAGTCGGCGCCGGTGTCACCGCCACCGATGATGACGACCTT
The genomic region above belongs to Nocardia spumae and contains:
- a CDS encoding cutinase family protein, producing the protein MRLKKVVAAAGAAVAVLAGMTVSGTALGSGSAAASPGCPSLYVVAIPGTWETGDHKPDHMVGPGMLSGVTRGLPSSADSDYVSYAATAFPWEGDVYGASKKEATDNARGLIQAMAARCAGTHYALVGYSQGADAAGDLAAEIGTGLGVVPPDRVSGVGLISDPRRSPTDVQVGPVVGGAGAGGPRVGGFGFVSDRVRTICAAGDLYCSTEDTDYVTRFAGFLAQASGASATNLWRYQLEAGSIVGDLMAHGGIGTLQNQLTEGANQARVHQLEDFYSSGTHTSYGNYGVGGGQTAISWMHNWIAGMA